From the genome of Campylobacter magnus, one region includes:
- a CDS encoding endonuclease MutS2 produces the protein MKDLIAKLDLSAYISSFESFLARQKPLFVNGDLALNFARLGELSSANLSAPKPVIALSDAIERLGLMAVLHISEIYEFSKIISYFIYLKNQQIGTKTDEYLAKIEIPDKIAEICSYFAENGELKDSVDERLISINEAMRRLKSQIDESLRSLMRSKSLANYLVDFNVHFISGCECLLLRGGFNASIKGAVMGRTQAGYFYVFPSSIEALKNEQSALLDRKEEIIYEHAKRISALFSQNVKFLRFIDGAFDYIDALLARVFFARSRDYSFVMPSNDGVIKLCEFAHPALKNPKRISIDFTRSVLLVTGVNAGGKSMLLKSVLSAAFCAKYLLPLSINASKSKISSFKEIDAIIEDPQNVKDDISTFAGRMQSWSKLFGKKNLLLGVDEIELGTDAAEAAALYSVLIEELIKNGIKMIITTHHKQLALNLSKNENVELLAALYDEKNSRPKYEFLAGIIGKSYAFETALRYSVPPSIVEAARKLGGGESFNEAITKAINLELELKTKIKATDEKSAKLDSLIENLKEQKIAANDELKALRAKLEREFFYAISEAKKAINLKDTKEKQRSINKANELAKAIEKPQIAPAPVLKIGDSVKYGNIKAKVLSLSKNDANIEANGIKMRVPLTSLKKGGVIVQSPATAQVKVEAARSASVMIDLHGLRSQEAVERLDKFISDALLAGLDEVLIKHGIGTGKLAYAVKEFLKAHPSIKGFRDGAPNEGGFGSKIVKL, from the coding sequence ATGAAAGATTTGATTGCTAAGCTTGATTTGAGTGCGTATATTTCTAGCTTTGAGAGTTTTTTAGCTAGGCAAAAACCGCTTTTTGTAAATGGTGATCTAGCCCTAAACTTTGCTAGGCTTGGTGAGCTTAGTAGCGCAAACCTAAGTGCGCCAAAGCCAGTAATAGCACTAAGTGATGCTATTGAAAGGCTAGGGCTCATGGCAGTGCTTCATATTAGCGAAATATACGAGTTTAGCAAGATTATTAGCTATTTTATTTACCTAAAAAATCAGCAAATCGGCACAAAAACTGATGAATATCTAGCCAAGATTGAAATTCCTGATAAAATTGCTGAAATTTGTTCTTATTTTGCAGAAAATGGCGAGCTAAAAGACAGCGTTGATGAAAGGCTTATTAGCATTAACGAGGCCATGAGGCGTTTAAAAAGCCAGATTGATGAGAGCTTGCGCTCGCTCATGCGCTCAAAGTCGCTTGCTAACTATTTAGTTGATTTTAATGTGCATTTTATCAGCGGATGCGAGTGCTTGCTACTTAGAGGTGGCTTTAATGCTAGTATAAAAGGTGCTGTCATGGGACGCACGCAAGCTGGGTATTTTTATGTATTTCCTAGTAGCATTGAAGCCCTAAAAAACGAGCAAAGCGCACTGCTGGACCGCAAAGAAGAGATTATTTACGAACACGCTAAGCGCATTTCTGCGCTTTTTAGCCAAAATGTGAAGTTTTTGCGCTTTATTGATGGCGCATTTGATTATATAGACGCACTTTTAGCTAGAGTGTTTTTTGCTAGAAGTCGTGATTATAGCTTTGTTATGCCTAGTAATGACGGAGTTATTAAGCTTTGTGAGTTTGCTCACCCTGCGCTAAAAAATCCCAAGCGAATTAGTATAGATTTTACTCGCTCAGTCCTACTAGTAACTGGCGTAAACGCAGGCGGTAAATCAATGCTGCTAAAAAGCGTGCTAAGTGCTGCATTTTGCGCAAAATACTTGCTACCTCTTTCAATAAATGCTAGCAAGAGCAAAATCAGCTCTTTTAAAGAAATTGATGCAATCATAGAAGATCCACAAAATGTAAAAGACGATATATCAACCTTCGCTGGTCGTATGCAAAGCTGGAGCAAGCTTTTTGGCAAAAAAAATCTACTTTTAGGCGTGGATGAGATAGAGCTAGGCACTGACGCTGCTGAGGCAGCTGCGCTATATAGCGTATTGATTGAAGAGCTTATCAAAAATGGTATCAAAATGATAATCACCACGCATCACAAACAGCTTGCGCTAAATCTATCTAAAAACGAAAATGTAGAGCTTCTAGCGGCTTTATACGATGAGAAAAACTCTCGTCCAAAATACGAGTTTTTAGCTGGGATTATCGGTAAATCTTATGCTTTTGAGACAGCTTTGCGCTACAGCGTGCCGCCAAGTATAGTAGAAGCTGCTAGAAAGCTAGGTGGGGGCGAGAGCTTTAATGAAGCGATCACAAAAGCAATAAACTTGGAGCTTGAGCTAAAAACTAAAATAAAAGCCACTGATGAAAAAAGCGCAAAGCTTGATAGTCTAATAGAAAATCTAAAAGAGCAAAAAATCGCCGCAAATGACGAGCTAAAAGCGCTTAGAGCCAAGCTTGAAAGAGAGTTTTTCTACGCAATTAGCGAGGCAAAAAAAGCTATAAATCTAAAAGATACCAAAGAAAAGCAGCGCAGCATAAACAAAGCAAACGAGCTAGCAAAAGCCATAGAAAAACCACAAATTGCCCCAGCACCTGTGCTAAAAATCGGCGATAGCGTAAAATATGGCAATATCAAAGCCAAGGTGCTAAGTCTAAGCAAAAATGATGCTAACATAGAAGCAAACGGCATAAAAATGCGTGTGCCGCTAACCTCGCTAAAAAAAGGCGGCGTGATAGTGCAGTCCCCAGCCACAGCGCAGGTAAAAGTAGAGGCTGCGCGCTCTGCTAGCGTGATGATAGACTTGCACGGACTGCGTAGCCAAGAGGCAGTAGAGAGGCTTGATAAGTTCATCTCTGATGCGCTTTTAGCTGGGCTTGATGAAGTGCTTATAAAGCACGGCATAGGCACTGGCAAGCTAGCTTACGCAGTAAAGGAGTTTTTAAAAGCTCATCCTAGCATAAAGGGCTTTAGAGATGGGGCCCCAAACGAAGGTGGCTTTGGCTCAA
- the hemH gene encoding ferrochelatase: MDKEIVILLNMGGPNNLSEVKVFLKNMFNDKYILPLKSAFLRSILAWFITAMRQKEASESYKALGGKSPIAGLSKSLCEKLNAAQNRFHFDFAMNYTPPFAKDVLARYKGAKKITFFPLYPHHSQTTVLSSLDDATAAAKMHEISGIKIIEPFYADESFNKILINDIKKTCAENGFSPNDTHLIFSAHSLPVSIIKAGDLYEKHINAHVSLLSKSLDFKGIHLAYQSRLGPVEWLGPNISAVLEGLKGQNVLVYPISFCIDCSESDFELDIMFREHASKVGVAKYAVVKAPNDSDGFVNYIIQKCENSC, from the coding sequence ATGGATAAAGAAATAGTAATTTTACTAAATATGGGTGGGCCAAATAACCTTAGTGAGGTTAAGGTTTTTTTAAAAAATATGTTTAATGACAAATATATTTTGCCACTAAAATCAGCGTTTTTGCGCAGTATTTTAGCCTGGTTTATAACCGCTATGAGACAAAAAGAAGCCAGTGAGAGCTACAAGGCACTTGGTGGCAAATCGCCTATCGCAGGGCTTAGCAAAAGCCTGTGTGAAAAGCTAAACGCAGCGCAAAATCGCTTTCATTTTGACTTTGCTATGAACTACACGCCGCCTTTTGCTAAGGATGTTTTGGCTCGCTACAAAGGTGCTAAGAAAATCACCTTTTTCCCACTATATCCGCACCACTCGCAAACTACGGTGCTCTCAAGCCTAGATGATGCCACCGCAGCTGCTAAAATGCATGAAATCAGTGGGATTAAAATAATAGAGCCTTTTTATGCAGATGAGAGTTTTAATAAAATTTTGATAAATGATATTAAAAAAACCTGCGCCGAGAACGGATTTAGCCCAAATGATACGCATTTGATTTTCTCAGCTCACAGCCTGCCAGTTAGCATTATAAAAGCTGGAGATTTATACGAAAAGCACATAAATGCGCATGTTAGCTTGCTTAGCAAGAGCTTAGATTTTAAAGGCATTCATCTAGCTTATCAAAGTCGCCTTGGGCCTGTGGAGTGGCTGGGGCCTAATATCTCTGCTGTTTTAGAAGGGCTAAAAGGGCAAAATGTGCTTGTTTATCCTATTAGCTTTTGTATAGATTGTTCAGAGAGTGATTTTGAGCTTGATATAATGTTTAGAGAACACGCTAGCAAGGTGGGCGTAGCAAAATATGCTGTGGTAAAGGCACCAAATGATAGTGATGGGTTTGTGAATTATATCATCCAAAAATGTGAAAACTCGTGTTAG
- a CDS encoding UDP-N-acetylmuramoyl-tripeptide--D-alanyl-D-alanine ligase, with the protein MNIQNLAGILGAKLLSEPIISEICGFCFDERKIRAGECFFAPNLKSAKIAVNNGAYAIVGDIEPFDSEVAFLHCNDVDTAILRLLRYEISQKNIKIIFASKIQIALLNCLSGDFSLLPKSLAEAYFALKKSKQGEMIFAPNDKGLKNLSFDGCELGVINSVKSRSQSLFYSDFVFASRHYDLPLSPVFLPEFLGILDFFASVNFSEFVLKDFRDFEYFKPLFVGVNNEPFSPSNRAFICVNDEEILELVFSYFNKKIEGDFVLALPKNMKKNKNFVNAKLIEFHSLSELKALSFRRFALVFCDYNELKEMLMPAKVIENTLF; encoded by the coding sequence TTGAATATACAAAACTTAGCCGGAATCTTAGGCGCAAAACTGCTTAGCGAGCCTATTATCAGCGAGATTTGTGGCTTTTGCTTTGATGAGAGAAAAATTAGAGCTGGCGAGTGCTTTTTTGCCCCTAATTTAAAGAGCGCAAAAATCGCTGTAAATAATGGTGCTTACGCTATTGTAGGCGATATTGAGCCTTTTGATAGCGAGGTGGCTTTTTTGCACTGCAATGATGTAGATACTGCGATTTTGCGGCTGTTGCGCTATGAAATCAGCCAAAAAAATATTAAAATCATCTTTGCTAGCAAAATACAAATCGCTCTCTTAAATTGCCTAAGCGGAGATTTTTCTTTATTGCCAAAAAGTCTTGCTGAGGCGTATTTTGCGCTAAAAAAATCTAAGCAGGGCGAGATGATTTTTGCGCCAAATGATAAGGGGCTAAAAAATCTTAGCTTTGATGGCTGCGAACTTGGGGTGATAAATAGCGTAAAAAGCAGGTCGCAGTCGCTTTTTTATAGCGATTTTGTCTTTGCTAGCAGGCATTATGATTTGCCTTTAAGTCCTGTTTTTTTGCCTGAGTTTTTAGGAATTCTAGATTTTTTTGCTAGTGTTAATTTTAGCGAGTTTGTTCTAAAAGATTTTAGAGATTTTGAGTATTTTAAGCCACTTTTTGTGGGGGTAAATAACGAACCTTTTAGCCCCTCAAACAGGGCTTTTATCTGCGTAAATGATGAGGAGATTTTGGAGCTTGTTTTTAGCTATTTTAACAAAAAAATTGAAGGTGATTTTGTGCTAGCTTTGCCAAAAAATATGAAAAAAAATAAAAACTTTGTTAACGCAAAATTGATAGAATTTCATAGCCTTAGCGAGCTAAAAGCTCTTAGTTTTAGGCGTTTTGCGCTAGTATTTTGCGACTATAACGAGCTAAAAGAGATGCTAATGCCAGCTAAAGTGATTGAAAATACATTATTTTAA
- the metG gene encoding methionine--tRNA ligase: protein MKRLITSPIYYVNDIPHIGHAYTTIICDTLARFYRLKGDDVFFITGTDEHGQKIEGAAAKNNLKPKQMSDKISAEFRALWDSFDISYDHFVRTTDESHERAVKAVFARMYESGDIYKGEYEGNYCVSCESYFPANQLIDGEFCPDCGKKTSIIKEESYFFALSKYEKKLLEWYESDKCILPRGKKNEVINFVKSGLKDLSITRTSFSWGISLPSILNEPKHVVYVWLDALFAYLSPLGLEQNGTLNLAGQGNMAHFNDCGVHIIGKDILRFHAVFWPAFLLSLGLPLPKMVAAHGWWTRDGQKMSKSKGNIVNPKEVAAAYGIEQFRYFLLREVPFGQDGDFSQRALIDRINSELCNDLGNLLSRIVGMSSKYSEYKIDASKLEAKHKEELDAAKGHINTALKEIDEANMSRYLEEIWRVLNIANAAVAKYEPWTLVKNGDRDGANAVVALCANLLAKAAILLSPALPKTAAKIADTMGFEINTENFTHFITQNSTKDFTTKACDSLFNKVENELMTPPEAQNEPQSEQIKIDDFAKCEIKVGTVLECENVEGSSKLLKFKVDLGESAPRQILSGIAKFYNASELVGKQVCVLANLKPAKIMGLESQGMILSAESEDGGRKLVLLGAHAPVKNGAIVG from the coding sequence ATGAAAAGACTAATAACTAGCCCGATTTACTATGTAAATGACATACCGCATATCGGGCATGCTTATACTACTATTATTTGCGATACTTTAGCACGCTTTTACCGCTTAAAGGGCGATGATGTTTTTTTCATCACTGGCACAGATGAACACGGACAAAAAATTGAGGGGGCTGCTGCTAAAAACAACCTAAAACCAAAACAAATGTCTGATAAGATAAGTGCTGAGTTTAGAGCGCTTTGGGATAGCTTTGATATCAGCTATGATCACTTCGTGCGAACTACTGATGAGAGCCACGAAAGGGCTGTCAAGGCTGTCTTTGCGCGTATGTATGAAAGTGGCGATATATATAAAGGTGAGTATGAGGGTAACTACTGCGTAAGCTGTGAGAGCTATTTTCCAGCAAATCAGCTAATTGATGGCGAGTTTTGCCCAGATTGTGGCAAAAAAACTAGCATTATCAAAGAAGAAAGCTACTTTTTTGCCCTTAGCAAATACGAAAAAAAGCTACTTGAGTGGTATGAAAGCGATAAATGCATACTGCCAAGAGGCAAGAAAAATGAGGTTATAAACTTTGTTAAAAGTGGTTTAAAAGACCTTTCAATAACTCGCACGAGCTTTAGCTGGGGTATTAGTCTGCCAAGTATTTTAAATGAGCCAAAGCATGTGGTTTATGTATGGCTAGATGCTTTGTTTGCTTATCTCTCGCCACTTGGACTAGAGCAGAACGGCACGCTAAATCTAGCAGGGCAGGGCAATATGGCACATTTCAATGATTGTGGAGTTCACATCATCGGTAAGGATATTTTGCGCTTTCATGCTGTTTTTTGGCCGGCGTTTTTGCTAAGTCTTGGTCTGCCTTTGCCAAAAATGGTAGCTGCGCATGGCTGGTGGACAAGAGATGGGCAAAAAATGAGCAAAAGCAAAGGCAATATCGTAAATCCAAAAGAAGTAGCCGCTGCGTATGGAATAGAGCAGTTTAGATACTTTTTGCTGCGTGAAGTGCCTTTTGGACAAGATGGCGATTTTAGCCAAAGAGCACTTATTGACCGCATAAATAGCGAGCTTTGTAACGACCTTGGCAATCTGCTATCTCGCATCGTAGGCATGAGCTCAAAGTACTCAGAGTATAAAATAGATGCTAGCAAGCTAGAAGCTAAGCACAAAGAAGAGCTGGACGCTGCTAAGGGGCATATAAATACTGCGCTAAAAGAAATAGATGAAGCAAATATGAGCCGCTACCTTGAAGAAATCTGGCGTGTGCTAAACATCGCAAACGCCGCTGTAGCAAAGTATGAGCCATGGACGCTGGTAAAAAACGGAGACAGAGATGGCGCAAATGCTGTGGTGGCACTGTGTGCGAACCTGCTAGCAAAAGCAGCTATTTTGCTAAGCCCAGCCTTGCCAAAAACAGCTGCTAAAATCGCTGATACCATGGGCTTTGAGATAAATACAGAGAATTTTACACATTTTATTACACAAAATTCTACAAAAGACTTTACTACAAAAGCCTGTGATTCACTATTTAATAAGGTAGAAAACGAGCTTATGACGCCGCCTGAGGCGCAAAATGAACCACAAAGTGAGCAGATCAAAATCGATGATTTTGCTAAATGCGAGATCAAAGTCGGCACTGTGCTTGAGTGTGAAAATGTAGAGGGCAGCTCGAAGCTTTTGAAGTTTAAGGTGGATTTGGGCGAGAGTGCGCCTAGGCAGATATTGAGTGGTATTGCGAAGTTTTATAATGCTAGCGAGCTTGTAGGCAAGCAAGTCTGCGTTCTAGCAAACCTAAAACCAGCAAAAATCATGGGGCTAGAATCTCAGGGAATGATACTAAGTGCTGAAAGTGAAGATGGCGGCCGCAAGCTAGTGCTACTTGGCGCGCACGCCCCAGTCAAAAACGGCGCAATTGTAGGCTAA
- a CDS encoding class 1 fructose-bisphosphatase translates to MKEIFDGIKTAVKDIAQALKYSDFGYTANQNATGDTQLKLDVLSDEIITKTLSKINLVKELVSEEKEEALKVSGDGEYIVAYDPLDGSSLVDVNFAVGSIFGIYKGSLNPANLVASVYSVYGPRTELVIAKDKVELFRLDKNGDFAFASELRLKEKGKLNATGGSQKGWDEKHKELIKSLFDEGYRLRYSGAMVSDLHQILLKGGGLFSYPATSDAPKGKLRLSFEVLPFAFIYELAGGYAVDNDGKRLLEISLEKVHQTSPCYFGSKYEIDKVKACLA, encoded by the coding sequence ATGAAAGAAATTTTTGATGGTATAAAAACAGCTGTAAAGGACATAGCACAGGCTTTAAAATACAGCGATTTTGGCTACACGGCTAATCAAAACGCCACCGGTGATACCCAGCTAAAACTAGATGTGCTAAGCGATGAAATAATCACAAAAACGCTAAGCAAAATAAACTTAGTAAAAGAACTAGTAAGCGAAGAAAAAGAAGAGGCTCTAAAAGTAAGCGGAGATGGCGAGTATATCGTAGCCTACGACCCACTTGATGGTAGTTCGCTTGTGGATGTGAATTTCGCTGTGGGATCAATTTTTGGTATTTATAAAGGCTCATTAAATCCAGCAAATCTAGTTGCTAGCGTATATAGCGTTTATGGTCCACGAACAGAGCTGGTGATTGCCAAAGACAAAGTAGAGCTTTTTAGGCTTGATAAAAATGGCGATTTTGCTTTTGCTAGCGAGCTAAGATTAAAAGAAAAAGGCAAGTTAAATGCTACAGGTGGGTCTCAAAAAGGCTGGGATGAAAAGCATAAAGAGCTTATAAAATCGCTATTTGATGAGGGTTATCGCCTAAGATATTCTGGGGCTATGGTAAGTGATTTACATCAAATTTTGCTAAAAGGCGGTGGGCTTTTTAGTTATCCAGCCACTAGCGATGCGCCAAAAGGTAAGTTAAGACTTAGTTTTGAAGTTTTGCCTTTTGCTTTTATTTACGAGCTTGCAGGGGGATATGCTGTGGATAATGATGGTAAAAGACTGCTTGAAATCAGCCTAGAAAAAGTCCATCAAACTAGCCCATGCTACTTTGGCTCAAAGTATGAAATAGACAAGGTTAAAGCATGTCTAGCGTAG
- the mobB gene encoding molybdopterin-guanine dinucleotide biosynthesis protein B yields MKQLALCFTGASNSGKTTLICKISKALKKRGFKVAIIKHDPKDKAVFDTALNEFGEPKDSAKFFESGADVAVLSPKRTSIFKRADNTGLSDILGLFSEFDYLLIEGFKNLPLPRISVLRDEINDEYLGISDAFVTNLDDERLSPRFGLDDIENIIAWIDKNAKKV; encoded by the coding sequence ATGAAACAGCTTGCTCTTTGCTTCACTGGCGCTTCAAATAGTGGTAAAACTACGCTAATTTGTAAGATTTCAAAGGCATTAAAAAAGCGTGGCTTTAAGGTTGCTATCATCAAGCACGACCCAAAGGATAAGGCTGTTTTTGATACTGCTTTAAATGAATTTGGTGAGCCAAAGGACAGCGCGAAGTTTTTTGAGAGTGGCGCAGATGTCGCTGTGCTAAGCCCTAAGCGAACTAGCATTTTTAAAAGGGCTGATAATACTGGACTTAGCGATATTTTGGGACTTTTTAGTGAGTTTGATTATTTGCTAATAGAGGGCTTTAAAAACCTGCCGCTGCCTAGGATATCTGTGCTGCGAGATGAGATAAATGATGAGTATTTGGGCATCAGCGATGCTTTTGTTACAAATTTAGATGATGAGAGATTAAGCCCTAGATTTGGGCTTGATGATATAGAAAATATAATTGCTTGGATAGATAAAAACGCAAAAAAGGTGTGA
- the murJ gene encoding murein biosynthesis integral membrane protein MurJ, producing MIKHFFSNSAGIFVSRILGFLRDLLIASHLGASVWSDIFVIAFKLPNLFRRLFGEGAFTQAFLPHLVKARKKGLFIASTLVSFTLIMLVLTALVMLFAPLFTMLLAGGFDEASIALAVPLVRINFWYLILIFLVTLFASLLQYKGHFATSAFSTALLNISMIAALLLAQDKKANEAVYYLSYGVVAGGALQVILHIFMLYRLHLLPLIALGLKALAKGKRSEHKGFWGSFGAGVLGSSSAQLSDFISSFIASFLMAGSISYLYYANRIFQLPLALFAIALSTAIFPKISRQIKAQNEQGAKILLSKGFYFLLALLLAASVGGIILAKPIIFILFERGEFGRANTLECAFALQMTLVGLLPFGLYKLFSLWLYAKMKQKLAAKISIISLILNVILSLVLFRLGAAGLALAGSLSGYFIFFAAIYYFGVLEFAKILKNFKLILVLGANALFAVLLWLALPYIESFLGI from the coding sequence TTGATAAAACATTTTTTCTCAAACTCAGCTGGTATTTTTGTCTCTCGCATTTTGGGCTTTTTGCGTGATTTGCTCATCGCTAGTCACCTTGGAGCTAGCGTATGGAGCGATATTTTTGTGATTGCCTTTAAACTGCCAAATCTTTTTCGCAGACTTTTTGGTGAGGGAGCTTTTACTCAAGCTTTTTTGCCCCACCTTGTAAAAGCACGCAAAAAAGGACTTTTTATAGCTAGCACACTTGTTAGTTTTACTCTTATTATGCTAGTGCTTACAGCTCTTGTTATGCTCTTTGCGCCGCTATTTACTATGCTTTTAGCAGGTGGCTTTGATGAGGCAAGCATAGCACTTGCTGTGCCGCTGGTGCGGATAAACTTTTGGTATCTTATTCTTATATTTTTAGTTACGCTTTTTGCCTCGCTTTTACAGTATAAAGGCCACTTTGCCACATCTGCTTTTTCTACCGCTTTGCTTAATATTTCAATGATAGCAGCTCTACTTCTAGCGCAGGATAAAAAAGCAAATGAGGCTGTGTATTACCTTAGCTACGGCGTGGTAGCAGGCGGTGCGCTGCAGGTTATTTTGCATATTTTTATGCTTTATAGACTACATTTGCTGCCTTTAATAGCCCTTGGCTTAAAGGCTTTGGCAAAAGGCAAAAGAAGCGAGCACAAAGGCTTTTGGGGCTCTTTTGGTGCTGGCGTGCTAGGTAGTTCATCAGCGCAGTTAAGCGATTTTATAAGCTCTTTTATTGCTAGCTTTTTGATGGCTGGTTCTATTAGCTATTTATACTACGCAAACCGCATTTTTCAGCTCCCACTTGCCCTTTTTGCCATTGCGCTTAGCACGGCAATTTTCCCAAAAATCTCTAGGCAAATCAAAGCCCAAAACGAACAAGGCGCAAAAATCTTGCTTAGCAAGGGTTTTTATTTTTTGCTTGCTTTGTTATTAGCAGCTAGCGTGGGCGGCATTATACTAGCAAAGCCTATTATTTTTATTCTTTTTGAGCGTGGGGAGTTTGGCAGGGCAAACACGCTTGAGTGCGCATTTGCTTTACAAATGACTTTAGTTGGACTACTGCCTTTTGGGCTATATAAGCTCTTTTCGCTGTGGCTATATGCTAAAATGAAGCAAAAACTAGCCGCAAAAATCTCTATTATTTCGCTGATTTTAAATGTGATTTTAAGCCTTGTTCTATTTAGACTGGGTGCTGCTGGGCTTGCGCTAGCTGGTTCGCTTAGCGGATATTTCATATTTTTTGCTGCTATTTACTACTTTGGAGTGCTAGAATTCGCTAAAATCTTAAAAAACTTTAAGCTTATTTTGGTTTTAGGCGCAAATGCTCTTTTTGCCGTGCTTTTATGGCTAGCTTTACCATATATTGAGAGTTTTTTAGGAATTTAA
- the cysS gene encoding cysteine--tRNA ligase — protein MKIYDSAHKEKLDFIPANEPNTVNIYVCGPTVYDDAHLGHARSSISFDLLRRVLCELGFSVRFARNYTDIDDKILHKMTTTGKSLEQITEHYIASFEADMKAMNVLEPDFKPKATESIADIIAYIKKLEANGAAYIVEGDGVYFDTSLDDEYLSLSGRKDENLQARVEREAHKKNEKDFALWKFDENYYDAPFGKGRPGWHSECVAMIYRIFKPKEGQKYQIDIHCGGSDLIFPHHENEAAQCRCACKQNLAKYWMHNGFVQINNEKMSKSLGNSFFIKDALKIAPGEALRFYLLSTHYRANFNYSIDDLSASKKRLDKIYRLKKRLSGVAASEVNASFKQGILDFLSDDLNISGALATLDEMVNDANAALDNSPKDKALKAQTVANLDFVRHVFGILENDENEWFQWGVSDTLKERINSLIAARQTAKKDKNFELADSIRSELGELGVELMDTPAGTVWEKI, from the coding sequence ATGAAAATCTACGACTCAGCTCACAAAGAAAAGCTTGATTTTATCCCTGCAAACGAGCCAAACACCGTTAATATCTATGTTTGCGGGCCTACTGTCTATGATGATGCGCATTTGGGACACGCTAGAAGCTCTATTAGCTTTGATTTGCTGCGGCGCGTGCTTTGCGAGCTTGGATTTAGCGTGAGGTTTGCTAGAAACTACACTGATATAGATGATAAAATTTTACACAAAATGACCACCACAGGTAAAAGCTTAGAGCAGATCACCGAGCATTATATAGCAAGCTTTGAGGCCGATATGAAAGCTATGAATGTGCTTGAGCCTGATTTTAAGCCAAAGGCTACTGAGAGCATTGCTGATATTATCGCTTATATCAAAAAGCTTGAAGCAAACGGCGCAGCGTATATAGTTGAAGGTGATGGTGTGTATTTTGATACTAGCTTGGATGATGAGTATTTAAGCCTCTCAGGCCGCAAGGATGAAAACTTACAAGCCAGAGTCGAGCGAGAGGCGCATAAAAAAAATGAAAAAGACTTTGCTTTGTGGAAGTTTGATGAGAACTACTACGACGCGCCTTTTGGCAAAGGCAGACCTGGCTGGCACAGCGAGTGCGTGGCGATGATATATAGGATTTTTAAGCCAAAAGAAGGACAAAAGTATCAAATAGACATCCACTGCGGCGGCTCTGATCTGATTTTTCCCCATCACGAAAACGAGGCCGCACAGTGCCGCTGTGCTTGTAAGCAAAATCTAGCCAAATACTGGATGCATAATGGTTTTGTGCAAATTAACAATGAAAAAATGAGCAAAAGCCTAGGCAATTCATTTTTCATAAAAGACGCTCTTAAAATCGCCCCTGGCGAGGCTTTGCGCTTTTATCTTTTAAGCACGCATTATAGGGCAAACTTTAATTATAGCATTGATGATCTAAGTGCGAGCAAAAAGCGCCTTGATAAAATCTACCGCCTAAAAAAGCGCCTTAGTGGCGTAGCAGCTAGCGAGGTAAATGCTAGCTTTAAGCAGGGAATTCTAGATTTTCTAAGCGATGATCTAAACATCTCAGGCGCTTTGGCTACGCTTGATGAGATGGTAAATGACGCAAACGCAGCCCTAGATAACTCGCCAAAAGACAAGGCGCTAAAGGCGCAAACCGTGGCAAACTTAGATTTTGTTAGGCATGTTTTTGGCATACTAGAAAATGACGAGAATGAGTGGTTTCAGTGGGGTGTGAGCGATACGCTAAAAGAGCGCATAAACTCTCTTATCGCTGCTCGCCAGACTGCTAAAAAAGACAAAAACTTCGAGCTAGCTGATAGCATTAGAAGTGAGCTTGGCGAGCTTGGTGTGGAGCTTATGGACACCCCAGCTGGCACTGTGTGGGAGAAAATCTAG